GAGTTAATCGCTCATTGATTTTGTCCGATCTCCACAAATCAACTCACCATTTACTCAGGAAAAAACATCATGACTTTCTCTAAATCTAATCTCAACCTGCTCCCAGAATCTCTGTTTACAGAATTGACCGCAGACCAAACTCAAATGCTCGAAGGCGGCAAACGGGTTATTATCTCGAAGATTACATGTATTAAACCCGGCGATCTTGATGGTACTGACGAATTGTTCTTCAGGATTAATGGTAAGGATTTAGGGCGAAATAATCCGCTCAAGATGAGTGCTGGTACAACCAGAAATGTTTCTGTGATCGCAGACACATTCGATACTCTCGGCTTCCGCATTCAATTGTTCGATGCGAAGAATGATGGAGGTGTTTTGATGGTGGGCAATATGTCCGTCAGTGGCATTTCCGGTGATTTTCTCCGGCGTACTAAGTTTAGCGGTGGTGTGTACGATGTGACCTACAGCGTTACTAACTAGTTATTTTAGATGCGATCGTCACGCTTGCAATTGCCCCTAACTCTCTTAAAAACATAGATTTGGGGCGATCGCAACTTTATCTTTATTCCCTTCATCTTTCCCCACTCCCATGCGTTATCCTCTCATTCTCCAACAATCTGAAGAAGACTGCGGTGCTGCCTGCCTCGCCACCGTTGCTAAATTCTATGGTCGCAACTTCAGCATCGGTCGCATCCGCGAACTGGCAGGCACTCGATCGCGCGGCACTAGTATGCTCGGACTCGGACGGGGGGCAGAATCTCTCGGCTTCCAAGTGCGCCACGTCAAAGCGTCTCCTCAACTTTTAGCTAATCTGGCACAGGTACCGTTGCCTGCGATCGTCCATTGGAAAGGCTATCACTGGGTCGTCCTCTACGGCAAAAATCGCCGCAATCGATATATTGTTGCCGATCCTAGTATTGGTTTGCGCTATCTCAGTGAGGCGGAATTGATGTCGGGTTGGACGAATGGGGTGATGCTGTTGCTCTCGCCGACGGAGACGTTTTACCAACAGACGGAAGACAAGCAGACAGGGTTTAGCAAGTTTGTCAAACGGGTGTGGCCCGATCGAGGTTTGTTGGTGCAAGCGATCGCTTTAAACGTTGTCATTGGGTTACTGGCATTGGCTTCGCCGTTGATGATGCAGTTGTTGACGGATGATGTGTTGGTGCGGGGCGATACGCAATTACTGCTGATAGTGGCTTTGGGTGTGGTGGGGATGACGCTGATTCGGAGTGTAATTAATCTGATTCAAGCGCAGTTAATTGGCTATTTTGGGCAACGATTACAGATGGGATTGGTGCTGGAATATGGACATAAACTATTGCATTTGCCTCTGTCCTATTTTGAAGGGCGACGCAGTGGGGAAGTGGTGAGCCGGATTGCGGATGTGTCGGCAGTGCATTCATTGGTGGCGCAGTTAGTGTTAGGTTTACCCAGTCAGTTTTTTATTGCAGTGGTTTCGTTAGCGTTGATGCTGTTTTATAGTTGGGAGTTAACTATTGCCTCCACAGCAATGTTTGCGGTGCTGGTGGGAGTTAATTTTCTGTTCTTACCAGCGATTCGGCAGAAGACTCGCAATCTCATTATTCAAGGTACTGAAAATCAGGGCTTTCTCGTCGAAACCGTGCAAGGGGTTCAGGTACTAAAAACCACCCCAGCGATTACTCAGGCTTGGCAGGAATATCAAGCGAATTTCAGTCGGCTGGCGCATTTGGAGTGGGGAACGATGAAACTGGAACTCTATAGCGGCACAGTGACGGGCATTTTATCGAGTTTGGTAAGTGTCGGGCTGTTGTGGTTGGGCAGTTATTTAGTAATCAGTCAGCGTTTGAGTGTCGGACAGTTGTTGGCTTATAGCGGCATGAGTGGGAATTTTTTTGGGTTCTTATTAGCCGCGATCGGAATTGTGGATGAGTTCATTCGCGCTCAGGTGATTTTGCAACGCTTGGGTGAGGTGATGGATGCAACTCCAGAAGACGCGCCAGATGCCCACAAGCCTTGGGTGGAGTTGTCTGCGACGGCAGATATTGATTGTGAGAAATTGCGGTTCCATCATTCGGGGCGGGTAGATCTGTTACAGGATTTGGATTTGACGATTCCTGGTGGAGGTATGACAGCGTTAATCGGTCGATCGGGTTGTGGCAAAAGTACGTTAGCGAAATTGCTATCAGGCTTATACCAACCGCAGTCGGGCAATATTCGGTATGGGATTTATGATCGAGGCGATCTGGCGTTAGATTGTTTGCGTCAGCAGGTGGTATTGGTGCCCCAAGATGCCCATTTTTGGAGTCGATCGATTATTGATAATTGCCGCTTTAGCTATCCCGATGCGAGTTTTGAGCAGATCGTGAGAGCTTGTGAGATTGTGGGGGCGGATGAGTTTATCGAGCAATTGCCAGACAAGTATCAAACGGTGTTGGGTGAGTTTGGGGCGAATCTGTCGGGAGGGCAGCGGCAACGGCTGGCGATCGCGCGGGTGTTGTTAGCCAATCCAGCGATTTTGATTTTGGATGAATCCACATCGGCACTCGATCCGGTGAGTGAGGCGATGTTATTGGAACGGTTGCGACAGCATCGGTGGAGGCAGACGACGGTGCTAATCAGTCATCGTCCGCAGGTAATTGGGGCTTGCGATTGGGTGGTGATGCTGGAGCAGGGGCAGGTCGTGAGTCAAGGAACACCGGAGGAATTGCGGCGGCGTGAGGGATTACATCGATCGTTTTTGACCCCGGAATTGGCGTTGATACCGTAGGGACGATCGAAAAGCAGGATCTAGTAGCTCTGTAGCTAAAACTCCTTTGTTTAAGACTGACTGTATTTAAGACGGGGCTTAAATTGCCATCTTAAATATAACCTTCTGCCTTCGTTAACAAATTAGAGGTGAATTTTATGACATCCAATGCATTACCCAACTTCCACTTAAACGCTCTTCTACCAACCCTCAGCCCGTGGGCGCGGTTTGGGAGCCTTGGTGTAGTGGCTTTGATCGGAGGCGCGATCGCCCTCACGACCAAAATTCCCTATCGCAGCACAACCCAGGCGAATGCGATCGTCACTCCCAATCGCACCATTCAAGCACT
The Calothrix sp. 336/3 DNA segment above includes these coding regions:
- a CDS encoding peptidase domain-containing ABC transporter yields the protein MRYPLILQQSEEDCGAACLATVAKFYGRNFSIGRIRELAGTRSRGTSMLGLGRGAESLGFQVRHVKASPQLLANLAQVPLPAIVHWKGYHWVVLYGKNRRNRYIVADPSIGLRYLSEAELMSGWTNGVMLLLSPTETFYQQTEDKQTGFSKFVKRVWPDRGLLVQAIALNVVIGLLALASPLMMQLLTDDVLVRGDTQLLLIVALGVVGMTLIRSVINLIQAQLIGYFGQRLQMGLVLEYGHKLLHLPLSYFEGRRSGEVVSRIADVSAVHSLVAQLVLGLPSQFFIAVVSLALMLFYSWELTIASTAMFAVLVGVNFLFLPAIRQKTRNLIIQGTENQGFLVETVQGVQVLKTTPAITQAWQEYQANFSRLAHLEWGTMKLELYSGTVTGILSSLVSVGLLWLGSYLVISQRLSVGQLLAYSGMSGNFFGFLLAAIGIVDEFIRAQVILQRLGEVMDATPEDAPDAHKPWVELSATADIDCEKLRFHHSGRVDLLQDLDLTIPGGGMTALIGRSGCGKSTLAKLLSGLYQPQSGNIRYGIYDRGDLALDCLRQQVVLVPQDAHFWSRSIIDNCRFSYPDASFEQIVRACEIVGADEFIEQLPDKYQTVLGEFGANLSGGQRQRLAIARVLLANPAILILDESTSALDPVSEAMLLERLRQHRWRQTTVLISHRPQVIGACDWVVMLEQGQVVSQGTPEELRRREGLHRSFLTPELALIP